In Neptuniibacter halophilus, the genomic stretch AAACCGGATATACAGAAGCTAATGACAAGACCTTCCTCTTTTAATCGCGATGAACTGCTCTCCTGCGGTCACGGCGAAATGTTTGGACCGGGCAATGCGCGTCTGCCGATCGGTAACATGCTAATGATGGACCGCATCCTGAAAATCACTGAAGACGGTGGTGAATTTGGCAAAGGCGAAATTGTAGCCGAGCTGGATATCAACCCTGATCTCTGGTTCTTCGGCTGCCACTTTGAGGAAGATCCGGTTATGCCTGGTTGTCTGGGCCTTGATGCTATGTGGCAACTGGTTGGCTTCTACCTGGGCTGGAAAGGCAACCCGGGCCGCGGCCGCGCACTGGGCTCCGGCGAAGTAAAATTCTTCGGTCAGGTACTGCCTACCGCCAAGAAAGTGACTTACCACATCCAGTTGAAGCGCGTTATCGAGCGCAAACTGGTTATGGGTATCGCCGATGGCAGCATGTCTGTCGATGGTCGTGAAATCTACACCGCAAAAGACCTGCGTGTAGGACTGTTCACCTCAACGGACAGTTTCTAAACCCGAACAAATATAAGTTCTGTAAACTAAGGCTCTGATTTCAGGGCCTTTCGTATATATGCCGTAGAGTTTTTTCACGATTCAGGTGGCAAAACGCCCCTGATTCACGGAAAATAGGCAGCCTAATTATAGAAAAGAGAGAGAAGCACATGCGTCGCGTTGTTGTTACTGGTATGGGAATTGTTTCTTGTCTGGGTACAGATAAAGAAGCTGTTCTGGAATCACTGCAGCAGGGTCGTTCTGGCATCAAATTCCAGGAAGACTACAAAGAGCGCGGTTTCCGTAGCCAGGTAGCCGGCAGCATCGATATCGATTTCTCTGAGAAGATCGATCGCAAACTGTTACGCTTTATGGGTGATGCTGCGGCATACACCTACATTGCTATGCAGGAAGCTATCGCAGACTCCGGCCTCAGCGATGACCAGGTTTCTAACGAACGCACCGGTCTGATCGTAGGTTCCGGTGGTGCGTCTGCAGACAACATTGTTGAAACCGCTGATATCACTCGTGAGAAGGGCGTTAAGCGTGTAGGTCCATACCGCGTAACCCGCACCATGGGCTCAACCGTTTCTGCTTGTCTGGCTACGCCGTTCAAGATCAAAGGGGTTAACTACTCCATTACTTCCGCCTGTGCGACCAGCGCACACTGCATCGGTAACGCGGCAGAACAGATCCAGCTCGGCAAACAGGACATCGTCTTTGCCGGCGGTGGTGAAGAACTGCACTGGGTTCAGACAGCGATGTTTGATGCCATGGGCGCACTGTCCAGCAAATACAACGAAACCCCGGAAAAAGCTTCCCGTGCCTACGATGCAAACCGCGATGGTTTCGTCATCTCCGGCGGCGCAGGCATTCTGGTGATTGAAGAGCTGGAACACGCTAAAGCACGTGGCGCTAAAATCTACGCAGAGCTGGTTGGCTACGGTGCAACCTCTGACGGTTACGATATGGTGGCACCTTCCGGTGAAGGCGCTGCACGCTGCATGAAACAGGCGATGGCAACCGTCGATGGCGATATCGACTACATCAACGCTCACGGTACCTCCACACCCGCAGGTGATATGCAGGAACTGAAAGCGATGAAAGAAGCCTTTGGCGACAAAATGCCAACCGTTACTTCAACCAAATCTCTGTCCGGTCACTCTCTGGGTGCCGCAGGCGTACAGGAAGCGGTTTACTCCCTGCTGATGCAGGAAAACAACTTTATCGCAGCCTCCGCCAACATCGACGAGCTGGACCCTGAAGCAGCAGGCATGCCGATTGCTGTAACCAAACAGGAAAATGTCGACCTGAAACGGGTCATGTCCAACAGCTTCGGTTTCGGTGGCACCAACTGCACACTGGTATTCGAGAAAATGGACAGCTAATTCGCTGATCCATGCATAAAAAAACCGCCTTCTGGCGGTTTTTTTGTTTCTGTGGCAACCTCAGATAATCTTCAGTTGCTGCATATGCTGCTCAAGCCATTCAACCATATCCTGATGGATCTCATCCACGCTGCGTCCTTCCACAGGAATAGGTTCACCCACGTGCACCTGAACGGTACCGGGCAGCTTGGCAAAACTTTTTCCCGGCCAGTAGAAACCCGCATCATGGATCATCGGCACCAGCGGTACACCCGCACTCAGGGCCAGCATGGCACCACCCTTGTTGAATTTGCCGGTTTTACCTACCGGAACCCGGGTACCCTGCGGAAAGATAATCACCGGAATACCATCTTCAAGCCGCTCTTTACCCTCCGTCAGCAACTGTTTCAGTGCGCCACGGCGCTGACTGCGATCGATCGCTATCGGCTTTAACAGGCCAAGCGCCCAACCGAAAAACGGTATTTTCAGCAGTTCTTTTTTCAGTACCGTGCACTGCGGTCGCACCAATGTCTGCAGAAACAAAGTCTCCCATTCACTCTGATGGTTCGCTATTGCGACATAGGCCCCCTCAGCCGGCAGATTCTCACGCCCGGTCACTTTGACAGCGACACCACAGCAAACCCGCAGCCAGAACATATAGAAGTAATTAATCAGCGTGACAAAGCCAAAACGCTGGCGGAAGTTCATCACCGGTGCCAACAACAGGGACAGCGTGGCATGCACAACGGTTAACGGGTAAAACCCGGCATAAAACAGACAAGCGCGCAGGGCATGAAACAGGTTGGGTTTTGGCTGTGACATGATTATCCCCCGGTCACTGGCGGAAAAAAGGCAACTTCGTCACCGTCCGCAATCGTCTGGTCCGGATCGCACATCTCCTGATTCACGGCACTCAGTACCTGACTCTGTAACAGAACCTCATGCCACAATTCACCATGTGCCTCTGCCAGCGTCTGAAGGAGCTGTCCAACCGTGGTTGAATTGCCCAACTCAACACTCTCTTCAGCCACCCCAAGACGCTCACGCAGGCTGGCAAAGTAGATCACTTTAACCATCTTATTTCTCCACCTTCCAGTGGCCGCTTTTACCACCTTTCTTTTCCAGCAATTTGACGGAACTGATCACCATCCCTTTATCTACTGCTTTACACATATCGTAGATAGTCAGCCCGGCAACCGATGCTGCGGTCAGCGCTTCCATTTCGACGCCCGTCTGGCCGGAGAGCTTACAGGTCGCAGTAATCTCCACACGGTTCAACGCTTCATTCGGCACAAGCTCTACCGCCACTTTACTCAGCATCAACGGATGACACAGCGGGATCAGCTCACTGGTCCGCTTCGCTGCCTGAATGCCCGCAATACGTGCGACGGCCAGCACATCGCCTTTTTTATGGCCACCGCTGGTAATCAGCTTCAGAGTATGCGGCAACATCTGCACCTCAGCGTAAGCTACCGCTTCGCGGAAAGTAACCTGCTTTTCGGATACATCCACCATACTGGCGTTACCTTGCTCATCCAGATGGGTCAGACGGCTCATAACTCTCCCCTCAGCTTCTGCTGATTAATCACCGGATTCGCATACATCTGCCGGAGGATCTCATCAGCACCGGCGGAAACCTGTGCAACACGGCCTTCAAAAGCCTGCTGATGTTCCGGACTGACAGCATCCGAATCACCCTTCCCTGCCGCCAGCAGGTTCGAAGGATGGAGGTGATAATTAAGAATAATCTGTCGATCGATCTCTTCCGCTAAAGCCTCAGGTGTATCAAAGTCCGCTTCAACGGGCTCACCAAAAGCCACATGCACATGGCCTTTTTCCCCGGTTATTCCACGCACAATACTCGAGATATCCTCGTACTGGGACTTTTCATAGGCCCCTTCCGTCGCTTTAGCATGCAGCTCATTCGCCTTTAGCGCATCACAGGGATCATATTCATAGGCGATAGAGACCGGCACGATATTCAGCCGCTTTGCCTGCTCGGCAAAACTGCGTGATTTACGGTGAGCCATGTACAGCATCTTAAGGATCGCCGGGTCGGTAGCATCATTACCATCTTTAGCCCGCCCCTCACGCTGCGCCAGCCAGATGGAGTGCCCGCCCTGAATACTGTGATCAATGTAGGAGGACAGCTCGGTCAGCGCTTTCATCATCTCACGACCGGTCGCCGAGCGATTCACGATAAAACTTTTGTTCAGCCGCATAATGTCGGAAACATAGGGCTTACGCAGCAGGTTATCGCCAATCGCAATCCGCACCGTATCCATACCGTACTGGTGCCGGACCCAGTTAACAAAAGCCGGATCCATTGCGATATCACGATGGTTGGAGACGAACAGATAGGCCTCTTCCGGATCGAGCTGATCAATGCCACTGCAGGTCAGGCGAGTGGTGGTGCGGGCGATCATCTTCTTCATATAGTTCGCCACCAGCATCTGAAACTCATAGACGCTGTCGATTTCGCCCACCTTAGCAGCCAGGGCAATACGCACAAACGGCTTCAGCAACCAGCCCAGGCTGGCGGACATTCGGGGAAACTGGTATCGGGTGACCGCAGAAACAAATTCATCATTATGAAGGATACGGGTCAGCACATCGGCCACTTCATCA encodes the following:
- the fabB gene encoding beta-ketoacyl-ACP synthase I; the protein is MRRVVVTGMGIVSCLGTDKEAVLESLQQGRSGIKFQEDYKERGFRSQVAGSIDIDFSEKIDRKLLRFMGDAAAYTYIAMQEAIADSGLSDDQVSNERTGLIVGSGGASADNIVETADITREKGVKRVGPYRVTRTMGSTVSACLATPFKIKGVNYSITSACATSAHCIGNAAEQIQLGKQDIVFAGGGEELHWVQTAMFDAMGALSSKYNETPEKASRAYDANRDGFVISGGAGILVIEELEHAKARGAKIYAELVGYGATSDGYDMVAPSGEGAARCMKQAMATVDGDIDYINAHGTSTPAGDMQELKAMKEAFGDKMPTVTSTKSLSGHSLGAAGVQEAVYSLLMQENNFIAASANIDELDPEAAGMPIAVTKQENVDLKRVMSNSFGFGGTNCTLVFEKMDS
- the moaC gene encoding cyclic pyranopterin monophosphate synthase MoaC; this encodes MSRLTHLDEQGNASMVDVSEKQVTFREAVAYAEVQMLPHTLKLITSGGHKKGDVLAVARIAGIQAAKRTSELIPLCHPLMLSKVAVELVPNEALNRVEITATCKLSGQTGVEMEALTAASVAGLTIYDMCKAVDKGMVISSVKLLEKKGGKSGHWKVEK
- a CDS encoding 1-acyl-sn-glycerol-3-phosphate acyltransferase, with the translated sequence MTDQQDPYKEIRPYHDDEVADVLTRILHNDEFVSAVTRYQFPRMSASLGWLLKPFVRIALAAKVGEIDSVYEFQMLVANYMKKMIARTTTRLTCSGIDQLDPEEAYLFVSNHRDIAMDPAFVNWVRHQYGMDTVRIAIGDNLLRKPYVSDIMRLNKSFIVNRSATGREMMKALTELSSYIDHSIQGGHSIWLAQREGRAKDGNDATDPAILKMLYMAHRKSRSFAEQAKRLNIVPVSIAYEYDPCDALKANELHAKATEGAYEKSQYEDISSIVRGITGEKGHVHVAFGEPVEADFDTPEALAEEIDRQIILNYHLHPSNLLAAGKGDSDAVSPEHQQAFEGRVAQVSAGADEILRQMYANPVINQQKLRGEL
- the fabA gene encoding 3-hydroxyacyl-[acyl-carrier-protein] dehydratase FabA, translating into MTRPSSFNRDELLSCGHGEMFGPGNARLPIGNMLMMDRILKITEDGGEFGKGEIVAELDINPDLWFFGCHFEEDPVMPGCLGLDAMWQLVGFYLGWKGNPGRGRALGSGEVKFFGQVLPTAKKVTYHIQLKRVIERKLVMGIADGSMSVDGREIYTAKDLRVGLFTSTDSF
- a CDS encoding lysophospholipid acyltransferase family protein produces the protein MSQPKPNLFHALRACLFYAGFYPLTVVHATLSLLLAPVMNFRQRFGFVTLINYFYMFWLRVCCGVAVKVTGRENLPAEGAYVAIANHQSEWETLFLQTLVRPQCTVLKKELLKIPFFGWALGLLKPIAIDRSQRRGALKQLLTEGKERLEDGIPVIIFPQGTRVPVGKTGKFNKGGAMLALSAGVPLVPMIHDAGFYWPGKSFAKLPGTVQVHVGEPIPVEGRSVDEIHQDMVEWLEQHMQQLKII
- the moaD gene encoding molybdopterin converting factor subunit 1; its protein translation is MVKVIYFASLRERLGVAEESVELGNSTTVGQLLQTLAEAHGELWHEVLLQSQVLSAVNQEMCDPDQTIADGDEVAFFPPVTGG